The nucleotide sequence CGGGAGGTGTTCGGGTGGGAGGTGTTCGGCTGGGCCGGCCGGGGTTGTCGGACGGCGGGCGGGGCGGGTGGGACGGCCTCGGGTGCGGGTGTCAGGTTGACCCAGGTCTCCGGGACACGTTCGTCGTCGAAGGGCGGATCAAGAGGCGGTACGGGGCGCAGGCGCACGGCAGGTCGGAGAGCCGGCCGGGTGCGGGCGAGAGGCATCTCGCTCCTTTCTTGATCTTGCGTTTGCTTTCGTTTGCCTCCGACGGGCTAATTTGTAGCGGATCCACTCGGCGACGTCAATGACCGGAATCCGATCGACTCCCGCGTGCGGACGGCTGCGGGCACGACGACTCACCCCAGGAGTCGGGGCGGCTCCGAAGGGCGGAGATCGCTACGGTGTCGTGCGCGTTCTGCGGAGAAAACGGTGCGCAGGTCCGGGGCGGAGGTTAGCCGGGCGGTCTGACAGGCCGGCCCGGGACGTCTCTCCGGCGACTACTCGGGAAGGCGCTCCACCAGCGGGTTGTCGGCCACCCACTCGGCGGTCTCGGCGTACTTGCGCTCGATGTACTCCTCCAGCCGGGTGCGCTCCACCCGCCACTGGCCCCGGCCGCCGATCTTGATCGCCGGCAGCTCACCACTGCGCACCATGTGGTAGACCTGCGAGTCCGAGACGTTCAGCTCGGCGGCGACGTCGGACAGCAGCAGGAACCTGGGTTCCACGGAGAACTCCCGGTAGTCGGTGGCTGCCTCAGTTTGCCATCGACCGCGGCGCCGTCGCCTCCGCCGTCAGGTCCCGTCCGGGCAGCGGACTGGAGTAGACCACGCTGGTGGTGACCGGGCCGAGCCCGGCGATCCGGCCGGCCACCTGCTCCAGGTGACGCATCGAGCGGGCGACGACCTTGAGCACGAAACAGTCCTCGCCGGTGACGTGGTGCGCCTCGACGATCTCGGGGGTGCTCTCCAGCAGCGTGTGGAAGGGCCGGTAGTTGCCGCTCGGATAGCGGAGCCGGACGAAGGCGAGGATCTCCAGGCCGATCCGCTCCGGCGCCACCACCGCCCGGTAGCCGGCGACCACCCCGGCCTCCTCGAGCCGGCGCACCCGCTCGGTGACGGCGCTCGGCGACATCGCCACCAGTCGGGCCAACTCGGCGAAGCTGGCCCGGCCGTGCCGCTGAAGCTCGGCGAGGATCCGCCAGTCGGTCGGGTCCAGTGCCGGGGAATCAGCGGTCATCTGCTCACCATAGCGTCGATACAACGGCCGTAGCCGCCCACTGCCGGGGAACTTCTGTTCAGGTGGTCGGGCTGCGGCCGTACCGTTTCGGGCATGACGACGACCACCCCGAACCCGGTGCTGGCCGTGCCGCCGGCCGCGCCCGACCAGGCCGCCGCCTGGTTCGCCGCCAAGCTGGCGGCGCAGACGGACGTCTCCGACGTGCACGCCGCGCTCACCGGCGGCGACCCCGGCTTCGTCCTGCTGGACACCCGGGACCTGGCGGCCTGGCGGCAGGGCCACGTCCCCGGCGCCGTGCACCTGCCCACCCGGATGATCCCGCTGCGCGCCGCGCGGCTGCTCGACCCGGCCGTGCCGGTGGTGACCTACTGCTGGGGGCCGGGCTGCGACGGCGCGACCAGGGCGGCCCACGCGCTGAGCAGCCGGGGCTACCGGGTCAAGGAGATGATCGGCGGCATCGAGTACTGGATCCGGGAGGGCTTCCCGGTCCGGGTCGCCGGGGCCGGCCTGCTCACCCGGGCCGTCGATCCGCTTACCGCGCCGGTGCGGGACTGACCGGTCCAGTGCACCGGTCCAGTGCACCGGTCCAGTGCACCGGCCCGGCCTGGCCGACCCGGGTCCGCTGCCGCTCACCGGGTCGCCGGTGTACTACCGTCGCGGGTGGATGGCGCGACGCCGTCGCCCGGACCGGGCGCCGTCGCGGGCAGGCGTCGAGCGGGGGAGACTTTAGAGGTGACAGAGCAGCTCGTCCGGGTGTACGTCCCGGCCACCCTGCCGATGCTCGCCGAGTTGCGCCAGGAGAGCTGGATCATGGCCGCCCAGGGCCACGCGGTCACTCCCGAGCTGCGCGAGTGGTACGCCGAGGGCGACGAGGAGGAGCTGGAGTACGTCGCCTTCACCCGGGCCGCGCAGGAGGCGCTACGGCTGCTCAAGGCCGATCCGGCGGCGCCCCGGCGTCGGGTGGTGGTCGCCGTGGACCTGCCGCCCGGGACGGTGCGCCGGCCCGACCCCGAACTCGGCTCCAGCGCGGTACGACTCGGCGGGCGGATCGCGATCGACGCCGTCGCCGCGATCCACGTGGACGGCGTCGACGCGTCGGAGGACGTCGGTGCCGCGGTCGAGGTGGTCGAGCAGGCGCTGGCCGGCGACCCGGACGCGCAGTTCACCGTGGACGGTGCCGAGGACCACGAGCTGGAGTGGTACGACCCCTCGGAGCTGGACGCGCTCTCCGGCGCCACCGGCTGACCAGGGCTGATCAGGGCTGACCAGGGCTGACCGGCGGAGGCCGGCCGGCGGGTCCGGCATGGCGGGTCCGGCACAGGGGCCCGGCGTACCTGTCGGTGGCGGGCGGGCGCCGGGTCAGGGTGTGCCGGCCGCCAGCTTGAGACAGTTGAGCACGGCGCCGTCGACCGCCGCGATCTCGTCCGGATTCGTCACCGACTCGCCGGCCACGAACGCCTCGCGCTGCTCGACCGTCGCGTTGTCCATGTACCAGTCGGCAAGGCAGTCGACCGCCCGGTCGGGGCTACCCGCCATGCGCGGGTCGGTGCGGATCTTCGCCACCACGTCGTCACGGTCGGGACCGGTGTCGGAACAGCCGGTCAGGGCCAGGGCGAGTCCCAGCGCGGCGAGGGCGCCGGCAGCCGTTCTGCGGAATGTAACCACGACCCCAGTCTATGCCTGCCGGGTCCGTCGGCGCTGGTGGGCTGGCGGCGTCAGCCTTGGACGGACCGTCCGGCACGTGGCTGGCCGTCCGTTGTCGGTAATCGGGCATTGTTAATTCGTTGTTGCGGACGGATGTACTTCGATGCTACCTCCGCTCCACTGTGGGCGATCGTGTCGTGGCTGCTGGGCGCCGGTGCGGCTGGTCGGGAGTGTGGCCGGTCCGGCCGCCGTCGGGCGGTGCCGGCGCGGCGCGCGGGTGCCGCCGCGCCTGACGGGCACGGGTTCCGATCACTGTCCGCATCGAATACAGTCGGCTTCGTCGATGTCGCGACGCGATTGCGGCATCGACTGGCTGACGACCGCAGATGATCTACGGGGGGATCAATGCGCGCGAAGCGTCTTGTCCGCATGCCCGGACGCCTACTCGGAACGTCGATCGCGGCACTGGTCCTCGCCGCCGGACTACCGGCCGGCACGGCCGCGGCCAAGCGGCCGGACCTGCCCGTCGAGCGGGCCGAACGGCCGGCACCCGCTGCCGCACCCGCTCCGGCCGGTCCCCGGGAACACTTCTACGACGCAGCCGGGCAGCTCGTCGGCGTCGCCGACCCGGCCACCGGGGCGGCGACCTACTCGTACGACGAGGCCGGGAACCTGCTGGAGACCAGGCGCCTAGCCGCCGACGCGCTCGCCGTCTTCGCGCTGGTGCCCGAGCGCGGACCGGTGGGCACCACGGTGGAGATCAGCGGCGTCGGCTTCTCCGCCACCGCCGCGACCAACACGGTGACCGTCGACGGCATCGCGGCACCGGTCACCGCCGCCACCGCGAACCGGCTCACCGTCGCGGTGCCGGCCGGAGTTGGCGACGGGGTCGTCGAGGTGGCCGTGAACGGCCGCTCGGCGCAGAGCCCACGACCGTTCCGGGTGCAGGCCGGCACGCCGGTGCCGACCATCACCGCCGTCTCGACCGACCGGGGCAACCGGAACGAGCTTGTCACCGTCACCGGCACCGGCTTCGACCCGGACCGGGCCCGCAACGTGGTGATGTTCCACCGCACCGTCGCGCAGGTGCAGGCGGCGACGCCGACCAGCCTGACCGTCCGGATCCCGGCGGCCGCGTCGTCCGGCCGGATCTCGGTGCGCACCCCCGGCGGCACCGCGCAGAGTCCCACCGACTTCCTGGTCGCGCCGCGCGGATTCGTGATGAGCAACCTGGCGTACGCCGGTACCGTCGCCGCCGGGCGGCCGGCGGTCACCGCCACCGTTCCGGCCGGCAAGGCCGCGCTGCTGCTGCTCGACGGTACCGCCGGTGAGCGGGTCAACGTCACGGTCGACAACAACACCGTGCCGGTCCGCTCGGCGCTCTGGCTGTTCACCCCGTACGGCGGGAACTTCGGGCGCGGTTCGCTCGGCGACCCGATCGACGTCTGGGCCGGTGGCCGGCTCACCCAGGACCTGCCCGCGCTACCCACCACCGGCACGTACGCCATGGTGATCAAGCCGAACGACGACGCCGCCGGCACCCTGCGGGTCACCGTCTCGAACACGCTGGCCGGGCTCACCCTGACCAAGGACGGTGCCGGGGTGCCGTTCCAGATCACGGTGCCGCAGCAGACGACCGTCTTCCCGTTCACCGCGACCGCCGGGGAGTGGCTGAGCCTCGGCCTCACCGAGTTGAGCGAGCCCGGCAACCGGTTCGTGGTCACCATCACCGACCCGAACAACCGGTCGCAGACCTGGGACTATCCGCTCTCCCAGTACATCCCGACGATGATCTACAAGGCGACGCTCACCGGTACGCACCGGCTCGCCGTCACGTTCGGCCCGAACGAGCTGGGCTTCGGAAAGGTCTGGCTGTCGACCGTGCTCAACGGGCCGACGCTCGGGATCAACGGTGCCGACGCCCGGATCCGGATCGACCGGCCCGGCCAGTCGGTGCGGCTGCCGTTCGCCGGCACCACCGGGCAGGTGCTGCAACTCGGCTACTCGGAGAACACCCTCCAGCAGCACGACCGCCCGGCGTACCCGGGTGCGCTGCTGATCGAGCCGGACGAGGTGCAGCGGGAGCTGCTCAGCGGCGGCTATCCGGAGGCGCGCAACCTGCCGACGCTGCGCAAGAACGGCCAGCACTCGCTGCTGATCACCGGCTGGCAGGCGGTCGGCACGGTCCGGACCTGGCTCTCCACCGCGATCGAGGGCGGCCCGCTCGCGGTGAACACCCGCAAGACGGTGACGATCGACCGGCCGGGCCGGGACGCCTGGCTGGACGTCGACGGTGTGCAGGGTCGGCCACTGGCCCTCGGCACGATCAACAACTCGGTGCCGGGCGAGGTGACGCTCCGGCTCTACCGGCCGAACGGCAACCTGGTCAGCCTCGGCACGGGCCGGTCCATCGACGTGACGTCGCTGCCGGACACCGGCCGGTACCGGTTGCAGGTCGACCCGGAGGCGTCCGGCACCGGCGCGGTGCACGTGTACGCGGCCGAGCCGGTCGACCTCGGCCTGATCACCCTGGACACCGCGATACCGGCGCCGATCAACCTGCCCGGCCAGAAGGTGGTCGGGCGGATCAACGCGCAGGTGGGGCAGCGGTTGAGCCTGGGCAGCAGCACCGCGCTCGCCGGCCTCTCCGTCCGGGTCACGACACCGACCGGCGGCTTCTTCTGGAGCGGCACCGTCGACCCGCTCTGGGGCCAGGACCTGCCGGCGTTCACCGTGGCCGGCGAGCACCGGATCGAGGTCAGCGCGCTCAACCGGGAGACCGGGGACCTCACCCTCTATCTCTCCACCGAGTCGGACGCCGGGCTCGCCACGGTCGGCGGCCCGGCGCTGACGGTGACCATCCCCCGGCCGGCGCAGAACGGCCGGCTCACCTTCGTCGGCAACGCCAACGACCGGCTCGACATCCAGGTCACCCGCTGGGCACTGACCGGCAACAACCGGTTCTACTTCGCCCTGTACGGCCCGGACGGCCGGGCGCTGGCGACCCGGTGGTGGATGAGCCGGGACCGGGAGCTCCTGCCGACCCTCACCGCCACCGGCACGCACACCCTGGTGATGGACCCGCCGCAGGGTGCCACCGGCGAGTTCGACATCACCGTCAAACCCCGGACCGCCCCGACCGGCCGGAAGTGGGCGGAACCGGCCGAGCCGGTCCGGCCCGGCTGCGACACCGAGCCGGCCCGGGTGACCGCGCCGACCGCTCCCGCACCCGGCCAGCAGGCCGGCGAGCCGGAACCGGAGCCGGCGCCGAACACGGTCCCCGGCTGCGTGGACGCCGGCTGGGCGCCGGACGAGCGGAACCTCGGCGGTGCGGACTGGACCACCCGTCGTGAGCCGGTGCCGACCCGGGAACGTGCGCTCCAGTTCCCGGTCGGGCTGACCGGGGTGGTCGGCCGGGTGCTGGACACCGCCGACCAGCCGCTGGCCAAGGTGACGGTCAGCGGCGGCGGGAAGTCGACCACCACGGACGCGGACGGGCTGTTCGCGCTGGCCGGCGTACCCGGTGGGCACCTGTCGCTGCGCGTCGACGGCCGCTCGGCCAGCACGGCGCAGCGCCGGTACGGCGTCTTCGACATCGGGGTCGAGCTGACCCGGGGCGAGGTGCTGGTGCTGCCGTACACGATGTTCCTGCCCAAGCTGGACACGGCGAGCACGGTGTCGGTGGCCAGCCCGACCACCCGGGAGGTGGTGCTCACCACCCGGGCGATCCCGGGGCTGGAGGTGCACGTCCCGGCCGGCACGGTGATCCGGGACGCCGACGGGAACGTCGCCACCGAGCTGAACCTGACCCCGATCCCGATCGACCGGCCGCCGTTCCCGCTGCCGCCGACCAAGGTCCCGGTCTACTTCACGGTGCAGCCGGGCGGCGGGGTGCTCTTCCCGGAGGGTGCCCGGATCATCTATCCGAACTACACGAAGGAAGCGCCGGGCACCCGGACCCAGTTCTGGAACTACGACCCGGACGGCAAGGGCTGGCACGTCTACGGCCTGGGCCGGGTCTCCGCCGACGGCAGGCAGATCGTCCCGGACCCGGAGGTCAGGTTCTACCGGCTGACCGGGGCGATGACCGCGGTACCCGGGATGAACCCGCCGGCGCTGGCACCCCGGGCCAACGGGACGCGGGTCGCCGACCCGGTCGACCCGGCCACCGGCCTGCTGGTGGACGAGCAGGTCGACCTGGTGGTCGACGACGTGATGCCGATCGAGATCAAGCGCACCTACCAGCAGGGCGACCAGGACGTCCGCGCCTTCGGCGTCGGGATGAACTTCGACTACGGGATGTTCCCGTGGTCGCCGGGGCAGATCGGCAACTTCGACTTCCAGCAGTTCGACTTCGTCCAGCCGGACGGCAGCAAGATCCACTATCGGCGGACCTCGCCGGGCAACGACTACGCCGGGGCGGTCTTCGCCGCCGACCCGACCCCGACCAGGTACGCCGGCTCCACTGTGGCCTGGAACGGCGACGGCTGGGACGTCAAGCTGCGGGACGGCACCGTCTACGTGCTCGGCGACGAGGCGCCGGTGCAGGAGATCCGCGACAAGTACGGCAACACCACCACGATCACCCGGGCCACCGCCGCGCCGGGCACCGACGGCAAGGTGCGGCAGAACGGCGCGATCACCCAGATCACCTCGCCGAGTGGCCGCTGGGTCAAGTTCAGCTACGACGCGGCCAGCCCGCCCAAGGTGGTCGGCATCGAGGACAACCTCGGTCGCAAGGTCGGCTACACGTACGACTCCACGAACCGGCTGCGCTTCGTGACCAACGCGGAGCAGGGCGTCACCGCGTACACCTGGGACAGCGGCGGTCGACTGGACACCATCACCGACCCCCGGGAGATCACCTACCTGGACAACGAGTACGACAGCGCCGGCCGGGTCTTCACCCAGCAGGCGGCCGACGGCGGCATCACCCGGTTCGACTACACCGCCGTGAACAAC is from Micromonospora sp. WMMD1102 and encodes:
- a CDS encoding rhodanese-like domain-containing protein, with amino-acid sequence MTTTTPNPVLAVPPAAPDQAAAWFAAKLAAQTDVSDVHAALTGGDPGFVLLDTRDLAAWRQGHVPGAVHLPTRMIPLRAARLLDPAVPVVTYCWGPGCDGATRAAHALSSRGYRVKEMIGGIEYWIREGFPVRVAGAGLLTRAVDPLTAPVRD
- a CDS encoding RHS repeat-associated core domain-containing protein; amino-acid sequence: MPGRLLGTSIAALVLAAGLPAGTAAAKRPDLPVERAERPAPAAAPAPAGPREHFYDAAGQLVGVADPATGAATYSYDEAGNLLETRRLAADALAVFALVPERGPVGTTVEISGVGFSATAATNTVTVDGIAAPVTAATANRLTVAVPAGVGDGVVEVAVNGRSAQSPRPFRVQAGTPVPTITAVSTDRGNRNELVTVTGTGFDPDRARNVVMFHRTVAQVQAATPTSLTVRIPAAASSGRISVRTPGGTAQSPTDFLVAPRGFVMSNLAYAGTVAAGRPAVTATVPAGKAALLLLDGTAGERVNVTVDNNTVPVRSALWLFTPYGGNFGRGSLGDPIDVWAGGRLTQDLPALPTTGTYAMVIKPNDDAAGTLRVTVSNTLAGLTLTKDGAGVPFQITVPQQTTVFPFTATAGEWLSLGLTELSEPGNRFVVTITDPNNRSQTWDYPLSQYIPTMIYKATLTGTHRLAVTFGPNELGFGKVWLSTVLNGPTLGINGADARIRIDRPGQSVRLPFAGTTGQVLQLGYSENTLQQHDRPAYPGALLIEPDEVQRELLSGGYPEARNLPTLRKNGQHSLLITGWQAVGTVRTWLSTAIEGGPLAVNTRKTVTIDRPGRDAWLDVDGVQGRPLALGTINNSVPGEVTLRLYRPNGNLVSLGTGRSIDVTSLPDTGRYRLQVDPEASGTGAVHVYAAEPVDLGLITLDTAIPAPINLPGQKVVGRINAQVGQRLSLGSSTALAGLSVRVTTPTGGFFWSGTVDPLWGQDLPAFTVAGEHRIEVSALNRETGDLTLYLSTESDAGLATVGGPALTVTIPRPAQNGRLTFVGNANDRLDIQVTRWALTGNNRFYFALYGPDGRALATRWWMSRDRELLPTLTATGTHTLVMDPPQGATGEFDITVKPRTAPTGRKWAEPAEPVRPGCDTEPARVTAPTAPAPGQQAGEPEPEPAPNTVPGCVDAGWAPDERNLGGADWTTRREPVPTRERALQFPVGLTGVVGRVLDTADQPLAKVTVSGGGKSTTTDADGLFALAGVPGGHLSLRVDGRSASTAQRRYGVFDIGVELTRGEVLVLPYTMFLPKLDTASTVSVASPTTREVVLTTRAIPGLEVHVPAGTVIRDADGNVATELNLTPIPIDRPPFPLPPTKVPVYFTVQPGGGVLFPEGARIIYPNYTKEAPGTRTQFWNYDPDGKGWHVYGLGRVSADGRQIVPDPEVRFYRLTGAMTAVPGMNPPALAPRANGTRVADPVDPATGLLVDEQVDLVVDDVMPIEIKRTYQQGDQDVRAFGVGMNFDYGMFPWSPGQIGNFDFQQFDFVQPDGSKIHYRRTSPGNDYAGAVFAADPTPTRYAGSTVAWNGDGWDVKLRDGTVYVLGDEAPVQEIRDKYGNTTTITRATAAPGTDGKVRQNGAITQITSPSGRWVKFSYDAASPPKVVGIEDNLGRKVGYTYDSTNRLRFVTNAEQGVTAYTWDSGGRLDTITDPREITYLDNEYDSAGRVFTQQAADGGITRFDYTAVNNVITETKMTDPRGHVRRFTFNAQGSVLTDTRAYGTPLAQTTAHEYEADGVRRKATVDALNRRTTFGYNARGQVDRVVTLADTAAARTETFEFHGPYAELTKSTDSYDKSTIYEIDPRGALKSVTDPMNRKTTYTVNGSGQVTKITDPATKSVTIDYVGSDPVRFTDQLGRVSRAGFDALGRQVRTVDGRGAAVETSYDNVDQLRSVTDALGRTTRFEFDPNGNQTEIVDPRQGSTVFDYDNMDRVETITDPKGAAESFTYDLNGNLDKHTSRRDILTDHDHDELDRLKTRVIGAEATVGYTYDAGNRLRRTEDSVAGVTVTDYDDLDRVSGETTPHGTVSYQYSPTVRDRTMTIAGRTPTRHLYDANGALAEIQQGGTVVTAVSRDVVGRPERVGAPGSGVSQTYAYTDAGQVRLITYRAGTTVLGDLGYEYDSAGQPVRTTGAYSRTQLPAPFGPASYDAANRIETLAGTAIRHDADGNLSFDGTTSYTWNARGELSGLSRTGLSASFGYSTDGRRLDRTVDGATVNYLYDGLNPVQEKVDGAVTATTTSAGVDGWQLRESGGTTKRYLTDGLGSTLGLVDNAGAGATYAYEPFGATAVTGDDGGNPYRYTGREDDGTGLYYYRNRYYSPTLQRFISEDPIGIASGDANPYAYVFNHPTALTDPMGTKPARAGGRSCRPNSFTPETPVRMADGSQRRIADVEVGDMVLATDPETGRTGNREVTATIVGEGRKQLVDVAIDNDGDGVPDGRVTATDEHPFWVAGPRQWRDAKELKAGDLLRTAAGTYVQVVSAAQRSAVQRVHNLTVDDLHTYYVLAGSEPVLVHNIDEEDICRQTLGAGPYAREGVATTKRKVTRSDPEWADNQINGIAYGCHTCGRATPATRNGQWIFDHQPPVAAVDPAKPYRGTGYPQCGRSGCQPQQGGIMRQLTQGHYNFPPV
- a CDS encoding Lrp/AsnC family transcriptional regulator, with amino-acid sequence MTADSPALDPTDWRILAELQRHGRASFAELARLVAMSPSAVTERVRRLEEAGVVAGYRAVVAPERIGLEILAFVRLRYPSGNYRPFHTLLESTPEIVEAHHVTGEDCFVLKVVARSMRHLEQVAGRIAGLGPVTTSVVYSSPLPGRDLTAEATAPRSMAN
- a CDS encoding helix-turn-helix domain-containing protein produces the protein MEPRFLLLSDVAAELNVSDSQVYHMVRSGELPAIKIGGRGQWRVERTRLEEYIERKYAETAEWVADNPLVERLPE